One Robbsia sp. KACC 23696 DNA segment encodes these proteins:
- a CDS encoding acyl-CoA dehydrogenase family protein, protein MTSDAVIQSAEAPAASDVCDVSNFSEVVLPTDVPLSLDSVCEEIARRRDTFTQLKHVPRDVIALFKRAHLYRAATPKCFGGTPMPPAQFLRMIERIAEVDGSAAWVASFGSANVYLAALPLASQAILYASGPDQAFAGGLFPVQPASVEAGGYRVSGRWRFASGCKGADWLGVGIGGAPGTKPRMAILPPSQVEIVENWDVVGMQGTGSHDLRVDNVFVPEEWTFTRGGQTQVDEPLYRYPTIAYAAQVLAVVNLGLARAALDTVNQMSGGRKTTTGAPQLADRAYFRIALSKAEARLRGVQAFFYDTTETVWDAIMRGDQPTPDQVSALRLTAAEAAFAGADVVQAAYRLGGIASIYSAHRLQQLMRDAMVVTQHAFLGEGIYDGAGSVYVGATPFPGYI, encoded by the coding sequence ATGACATCCGATGCGGTCATTCAGTCGGCCGAGGCGCCCGCTGCGTCCGATGTGTGCGATGTGTCCAATTTTTCCGAAGTGGTGCTCCCGACCGATGTGCCCCTGTCGCTGGACAGCGTCTGCGAAGAGATCGCGCGCCGGCGCGATACGTTCACGCAATTGAAGCATGTGCCGCGCGATGTGATCGCGCTGTTCAAACGTGCCCATCTCTACCGTGCGGCCACGCCGAAATGTTTTGGCGGGACGCCGATGCCGCCGGCGCAGTTTCTGCGGATGATTGAGCGTATCGCCGAAGTCGACGGTTCCGCTGCCTGGGTCGCCAGCTTCGGCTCGGCCAACGTGTATCTGGCGGCGTTACCGCTGGCGAGCCAGGCGATACTGTATGCGAGCGGACCGGATCAGGCCTTCGCCGGAGGGCTCTTTCCCGTGCAGCCGGCCAGTGTGGAAGCGGGCGGCTATCGCGTCAGCGGACGGTGGCGTTTCGCCAGCGGGTGCAAGGGCGCGGACTGGCTCGGCGTCGGTATCGGCGGTGCGCCCGGCACGAAGCCGCGCATGGCGATTCTGCCGCCGTCGCAGGTGGAGATCGTCGAAAATTGGGATGTCGTCGGCATGCAGGGAACGGGCAGCCACGACCTCCGCGTCGACAATGTGTTCGTGCCCGAGGAATGGACGTTTACGCGGGGCGGGCAGACGCAGGTGGACGAGCCCTTGTATCGCTATCCGACGATTGCCTATGCCGCGCAAGTGCTGGCCGTGGTCAATCTGGGGCTTGCCCGCGCCGCGCTCGATACCGTCAATCAGATGTCGGGCGGACGCAAGACGACGACCGGGGCGCCGCAGCTTGCCGATCGGGCGTATTTCCGCATCGCCTTGAGCAAGGCCGAAGCGCGTTTGCGCGGCGTACAGGCCTTTTTCTACGACACCACCGAAACGGTCTGGGACGCTATCATGCGGGGGGATCAACCGACGCCGGATCAGGTCAGTGCCTTGCGTCTGACAGCAGCCGAAGCCGCTTTCGCGGGCGCCGATGTGGTGCAGGCCGCGTATCGCTTGGGCGGCATCGCGTCGATCTACAGCGCGCATCGGCTGCAGCAATTGATGCGCGATGCAATGGTCGTGACGCAACACGCCTTTCTCGGCGAGGGCATCTACGATGGCGCCGGCTCGGTGTACGTGGGCGCGA